From one Ignavibacteria bacterium genomic stretch:
- the clpP gene encoding ATP-dependent Clp endopeptidase proteolytic subunit ClpP: protein MHSQLVPMVVEQTSRGERAYDIYSRLLKERIVFIGTPIDDYVASLTIAQLLFLQSEDPAKDISVYINSPGGSVSAGMAIYDTMQFVKPDISTICVGMAASMAQVLLCAGTKGKRYALPHSRVMMHQPHGGSQGQASDIEIYTREMLRTRDMLYAVIAEHTGKDFDTIRRDADRDNWMTSQEALEYGLIDKVLTRTTGTV, encoded by the coding sequence ATGCACTCCCAGCTCGTGCCGATGGTTGTAGAACAAACCAGTCGCGGCGAACGCGCCTACGATATCTATTCTCGACTATTAAAAGAACGTATCGTTTTCATTGGCACACCAATTGATGACTACGTGGCCAGTTTGACAATTGCCCAGCTGTTGTTCTTGCAAAGCGAAGATCCTGCTAAGGATATATCGGTTTATATTAACTCTCCTGGTGGCAGCGTGTCTGCAGGAATGGCCATTTACGATACAATGCAGTTTGTAAAGCCAGATATCAGTACAATCTGTGTTGGTATGGCTGCCTCGATGGCACAGGTGCTGCTTTGCGCCGGTACTAAGGGAAAGCGGTATGCTCTCCCCCATTCACGCGTGATGATGCACCAGCCCCACGGTGGCTCGCAAGGTCAGGCTTCGGATATCGAAATCTATACCCGCGAGATGCTGCGTACACGTGACATGTTGTACGCTGTGATCGCAGAACATACCGGTAAAGACTTCGATACCATTAGGCGGGATGCAGACCGCGATAACTGGATGACGTCGCAGGAAGCACTCGAATACGGTTTGATTGACAAGGTGCTTACACGAACTACCGGTACTGTTTAA
- the tig gene encoding trigger factor gives MERTTNVLAGCKRQVQIHLEPDDLKPHYQHAYQAAQAEITMKGFRKGKVPISVIRQTMGRQIETDALETIADSEFRKYAKDEAVPVVGTPALVDIRKESDAVTFVIEYEILPEINLGEYRNIEVDKPVREATDADVQREIEYLRMKAATFQPAEQITDTQFVATISMNEVDKETSMPIIGAETTETKVYLDDDSVDMHLRNSLHNGTVGTVFTYVAETADPNAQPPSYRVTITDIQKVVPADFTDEFVEQITENHIHTTEELKADIRRQIQAYFDQMARQSVENQIVDKLVLAHDFDVPESLTHAVIHQLFDDFKKRNEGDPRLEKLTAHDLEHELRDPAVRIAKWELIRQQIIAKEGITLTKEDIDSAAERTGLPVDQLNLLMARSESFADRLLSEKAMDTLLGYAVINTIPAPTDESAEAVFPEESHS, from the coding sequence TTGGAACGTACTACAAATGTACTGGCAGGCTGTAAACGCCAAGTTCAAATTCACCTGGAACCGGATGACCTAAAACCCCACTATCAACATGCATATCAGGCTGCTCAAGCCGAGATAACCATGAAGGGGTTTAGGAAGGGTAAGGTTCCGATTAGTGTTATTCGGCAGACGATGGGACGCCAGATCGAAACGGATGCTCTTGAAACTATTGCCGATTCCGAGTTCAGAAAGTACGCCAAGGACGAAGCGGTTCCTGTTGTCGGTACTCCCGCATTGGTAGATATCCGCAAGGAATCAGATGCCGTAACCTTTGTCATTGAATACGAAATTCTCCCCGAAATCAACCTGGGTGAGTATCGTAATATCGAGGTTGATAAGCCGGTCCGTGAAGCTACCGATGCCGATGTGCAGCGCGAGATTGAGTACCTGCGCATGAAAGCAGCAACATTTCAGCCTGCAGAACAAATTACCGATACGCAGTTCGTTGCAACAATCTCGATGAATGAGGTCGACAAAGAAACGTCGATGCCGATAATTGGTGCCGAAACAACGGAAACGAAGGTGTATTTAGACGATGATTCGGTTGACATGCACCTGAGAAATTCGCTCCATAACGGTACCGTTGGTACGGTTTTCACATACGTTGCCGAAACCGCCGATCCCAATGCACAGCCACCGTCGTACCGCGTTACGATTACTGATATTCAGAAAGTTGTGCCTGCCGATTTTACCGATGAGTTTGTAGAGCAAATCACCGAGAACCATATTCATACAACCGAAGAACTGAAAGCCGATATTCGCAGGCAGATCCAGGCGTACTTCGATCAAATGGCCCGGCAGTCAGTAGAAAATCAAATTGTTGACAAGCTGGTTCTGGCCCATGACTTCGATGTTCCGGAATCGTTAACCCATGCGGTTATTCATCAGCTGTTTGATGATTTTAAAAAGAGAAATGAGGGTGACCCACGGCTGGAGAAACTTACTGCCCACGACCTTGAACATGAACTCCGCGATCCGGCTGTACGAATCGCAAAGTGGGAATTGATCCGCCAGCAGATAATTGCCAAGGAAGGTATTACTCTTACCAAGGAAGACATCGATAGCGCTGCCGAACGTACAGGCCTGCCGGTAGATCAACTAAACCTGCTAATGGCACGCAGCGAGTCATTTGCCGACAGATTGCTTTCCGAAAAAGCAATGGATACGTTGCTCGGATACGCTGTCATTAACACAATACCTGCTCCAACCGATGAGTCGGCTGAAGCAGTTTTCCCAGAAGAAAGCCATTCGTAA
- a CDS encoding FAD-dependent oxidoreductase, with the protein MDIIILGGGWAGIAAAITAVRNGAAVTLVEARPYLGGRARSFMHRDTRTVIDNGQHVMIGAYSAADSVLKTLGTDTILDKQTSITVAFVGQQGSQSVLNTGRLPGRAGLVTGILGIRHLGLTSKLAILKLAQRIISNPPDTTGLTCTQFLIRERQPNAAIGGFWDPIILATLNAPPEKAAASLLVNVLRLSFFAGTGASGLWIPTTGLSDLLSPFPDWLNNHHGTLITGDAVQLLKPHERGLGWTLTLHSGTMLNGARVISAIPQRALHRLATASNLTINLPAEPEVSPILSVYLWYDTQWLSADFCAALGTTVQWIFNKKRIREGLVALTISAASIVPDNHDRIVQLCRTELESLFPESKHATIVHAQVIREKQATPLITPEIESARTSYFTRHQNHGIPVGHGDNTLWLAGDWTMPGLPATIEAAARSGIYAAGQACSRTVS; encoded by the coding sequence ATGGACATTATCATTCTTGGCGGGGGCTGGGCCGGTATTGCTGCTGCAATAACAGCGGTGCGGAATGGTGCGGCTGTGACGCTGGTAGAGGCGCGTCCGTACCTTGGAGGCAGGGCACGATCGTTCATGCACAGGGATACCCGTACGGTAATCGACAATGGGCAGCATGTAATGATAGGTGCGTATTCTGCTGCTGATTCGGTATTGAAAACCCTGGGAACGGATACCATTTTGGATAAACAAACGTCAATCACGGTTGCCTTTGTAGGTCAGCAAGGCTCACAATCGGTGCTAAATACCGGAAGGCTACCGGGACGAGCAGGGCTGGTTACAGGAATACTTGGAATTCGGCATCTGGGTTTGACCAGCAAGCTGGCAATTCTAAAACTTGCTCAACGGATCATATCGAATCCGCCCGATACAACCGGGCTCACCTGTACACAGTTCCTTATCCGCGAACGTCAGCCCAACGCTGCCATTGGTGGCTTTTGGGACCCAATAATTCTTGCAACACTCAACGCACCTCCGGAGAAGGCTGCCGCATCCCTCCTTGTTAACGTGCTGCGCCTGTCGTTTTTTGCCGGTACCGGAGCCTCAGGACTTTGGATACCAACTACGGGACTAAGTGATCTGTTAAGCCCCTTCCCTGACTGGCTGAACAACCATCATGGTACACTTATAACGGGTGATGCAGTGCAGTTACTGAAACCTCATGAAAGGGGCTTGGGCTGGACGCTTACTCTGCACAGCGGCACAATGCTTAACGGAGCTCGGGTGATTAGTGCGATACCACAGCGTGCCCTGCACCGTCTGGCAACAGCATCAAACCTAACCATTAATCTGCCTGCAGAACCTGAAGTGAGCCCAATTCTTAGCGTGTACCTGTGGTACGATACACAGTGGTTATCCGCTGACTTCTGTGCTGCGCTGGGCACAACGGTGCAGTGGATTTTTAATAAAAAAAGAATCCGCGAAGGACTTGTTGCCCTTACCATTAGTGCCGCCAGCATTGTACCCGATAACCATGACCGAATTGTTCAGCTCTGCAGGACAGAGCTGGAATCACTCTTTCCTGAATCGAAGCATGCAACCATCGTGCATGCCCAGGTGATTCGTGAAAAGCAGGCTACCCCCCTGATAACACCGGAAATCGAATCAGCAAGGACCAGCTACTTTACCAGGCATCAGAACCACGGTATTCCGGTCGGACATGGCGACAACACTCTGTGGCTTGCCGGTGACTGGACGATGCCCGGACTACCCGCTACAATTGAAGCCGCTGCCCGGAGTGGGATTTATGCTGCCGGTCAGGCATGTTCCAGAACCGTTTCGTAA
- a CDS encoding phosphatase PAP2 family protein: protein MVPWLESLDRWLFYSINHGLSSGWLDTFFVWITSSSNWKWIWFAGLFYLVVFGGKRGRWCAVSLVVLAGVLDFTSHHLLKEAIHRLRPFSVLPDVYQLVGSGGGSFPSNHALNNAAGAVVLTGYFPSRVWLWYTLAGLIAFSRVYCGVHWPSDVLAGFALGMAGGYGLLWITKRFWNMPDRQHKSHSGQRLQL from the coding sequence ATGGTACCTTGGCTTGAATCACTCGACAGGTGGTTGTTTTATAGCATCAACCACGGCCTTTCGTCAGGTTGGCTGGACACGTTTTTTGTATGGATTACTTCCAGCTCCAACTGGAAGTGGATCTGGTTTGCAGGCTTGTTCTACCTGGTTGTATTTGGCGGGAAGCGGGGCCGGTGGTGTGCTGTATCACTTGTGGTATTGGCAGGGGTGCTCGACTTCACGTCGCACCATCTGCTCAAGGAGGCGATACATCGTTTGCGCCCGTTCAGCGTCCTACCCGATGTATATCAGTTAGTGGGATCAGGGGGTGGCAGCTTCCCGTCGAATCATGCGCTCAATAATGCTGCGGGAGCAGTCGTTCTAACGGGGTACTTCCCGTCAAGAGTCTGGTTATGGTACACGCTTGCCGGTCTTATTGCCTTCTCACGGGTGTATTGCGGCGTTCACTGGCCCAGCGATGTTCTGGCCGGTTTTGCATTAGGGATGGCAGGGGGCTATGGTTTACTGTGGATTACGAAACGGTTCTGGAACATGCCTGACCGGCAGCATAAATCCCACTCCGGGCAGCGGCTTCAATTGTAG
- a CDS encoding vitamin B12-dependent ribonucleotide reductase — MRITRCFTKQGQNVFDSFVYTRRSSTLRNPDGTVVFQMDDIEVPERWSQVATDILAQKYFRRAGVPQTDEHGNPVLDESGEQVLGRERSVKQVVHRLAGCWRWWGEQHGYFDSADDAQAFYDEVAYMLLNQMAAPNSPQWFNTGLNWAYGITGTSQGHYYVDPETQRLVKSKDAYSHPQPHACFIQGVSDDLVNEGGIFDLATREARIFKYGSGTGSNFSSLRGENEKLSGGGVSSGLMSFLKIFDRAAGAIKSGGTTRRAAKMVILNVDHPDIEKFIDWKAKEEEKVASLVAGSKVCSTFLQAIMDEAHTNGADPHSNKALDTLIRKALHRGVPYNVVRRTLDMVAQGFTTLNFSTFDTNYEGEAYGTVSGQNSNNTVRVTNDFMHAVLNDTTWDLVWRTDNTKRISVRARDLWNKINMASWKSADPGLQFDTTINEWHTCPADGRINGSNPCSEYMFLDDTACNLASLNLAHFYSVEKETFLIDEYRHAIRLWTVVLEISVLMAQFPSKEVAVRSFNFRTLGLGYANLGTVLMVMGIPYNSPRALSLCGALSAIMTGEAYATSAEMARDVGAFARYKSNAEDMLRVIRNHRRAAYNAEKEEYEHLTITPRGIDHNDCPEPLRKAATHAWDRALELGLKYGYRNAQTTVIAPTGTIGLLMDCDTTGIEPDFAIVKFKKLAGGGYFKIVNQSVSIALHKLGYTDSQIESIERFCKGHGTLVGSPVINKASLREKGLPEFAIDKIEDQLDSAFDIRFVFNRFTLGDDVCAKLGFTEAEMEQPRFSVLSALGFTDEEIEAANTYVSGTMTIEGAPYLKDEHLPIFDCANKCGKSGQRYIPYMAHVRMMSAAQPFISGAISKTINMPGEATVSQVEEVHFESWKQMVKAIALYRDGSKLSQPLNASADSYDEIVMLGDEDTLDETKGPKEVYEVIRERVYHRAERRRLPKRRHGYVREATVGGHKVYVRTGEFDDGQLGEIFIDMYKEGASFKGLMNCFAVLVSKALQYGVPLEELVDTFTFTRFEPAGFVEGHEAIKNATSILDYVFRTLGYDYLNRTDFVHVKAVDEVAPSKNNKLPEKTGLPDGARAVSDSENFHPPIVVGDNPEKVTGIIGGRVADARMIAIEMGFTGEACGKCASMHVKINGSCMVCVDCGHTTGCS, encoded by the coding sequence ATGCGCATTACGCGTTGTTTTACTAAGCAAGGACAGAATGTTTTTGATTCATTTGTTTACACTCGAAGATCTTCTACGCTTCGGAACCCGGACGGTACCGTGGTGTTTCAGATGGACGACATTGAAGTACCAGAACGTTGGTCGCAAGTAGCAACCGACATCCTGGCTCAGAAGTACTTCCGTCGGGCAGGTGTTCCGCAAACTGATGAGCACGGCAACCCTGTTCTTGACGAGAGTGGTGAACAGGTACTGGGCAGAGAACGTTCTGTCAAGCAGGTAGTACACCGGCTGGCAGGATGCTGGAGATGGTGGGGTGAGCAGCATGGGTATTTTGACTCTGCCGATGACGCACAGGCCTTTTACGATGAAGTTGCCTATATGCTGCTGAATCAAATGGCTGCTCCTAATTCTCCGCAGTGGTTTAACACCGGCTTGAACTGGGCATACGGGATAACCGGAACATCACAGGGGCATTACTATGTTGACCCTGAAACACAACGCCTGGTTAAATCCAAGGATGCCTACAGTCACCCGCAGCCACATGCCTGCTTTATTCAGGGAGTGTCGGACGACTTAGTGAACGAAGGCGGCATTTTTGACCTTGCCACCCGTGAAGCCCGCATTTTTAAGTACGGCAGTGGTACAGGCTCCAACTTCAGCAGTTTACGGGGCGAAAACGAAAAGTTATCCGGCGGCGGAGTATCGAGCGGCTTAATGAGCTTCCTGAAAATTTTTGACCGTGCAGCCGGTGCAATCAAAAGCGGTGGCACGACCCGCCGTGCCGCAAAAATGGTGATCCTTAATGTTGATCACCCCGATATTGAAAAATTTATCGACTGGAAGGCAAAAGAAGAAGAAAAAGTGGCATCACTGGTTGCCGGTAGTAAGGTGTGTTCTACATTCTTACAGGCAATTATGGACGAAGCGCATACAAACGGCGCCGATCCGCATAGCAATAAGGCTTTGGACACTCTTATTCGGAAAGCACTGCATCGCGGCGTTCCCTACAATGTTGTACGCCGGACCCTCGACATGGTGGCACAAGGGTTTACAACATTAAACTTCTCTACTTTCGATACAAATTACGAGGGTGAGGCTTACGGCACTGTGAGCGGACAGAACTCCAACAATACTGTTCGGGTGACCAATGACTTCATGCATGCCGTACTGAACGATACAACCTGGGACCTGGTATGGCGTACCGATAATACCAAGCGCATTTCGGTTCGTGCCCGCGACTTGTGGAATAAAATCAACATGGCCTCGTGGAAGAGTGCTGACCCGGGACTTCAGTTTGATACAACCATCAATGAATGGCACACATGTCCCGCTGACGGCAGAATCAACGGCTCGAATCCGTGTTCGGAATACATGTTCCTGGACGATACGGCCTGTAATCTGGCGTCATTAAATCTTGCACACTTTTACAGTGTTGAAAAGGAAACATTTTTAATTGATGAGTACAGGCATGCAATCCGGCTATGGACCGTGGTGCTCGAAATATCAGTTCTCATGGCCCAGTTTCCTTCAAAAGAAGTTGCCGTACGAAGTTTTAACTTCAGGACGCTTGGCCTGGGTTATGCCAACCTTGGAACGGTTCTGATGGTTATGGGGATCCCCTATAATTCACCGCGAGCACTCAGCCTGTGCGGTGCCCTTTCTGCTATCATGACCGGCGAAGCATACGCAACCTCAGCAGAGATGGCCCGAGATGTAGGGGCTTTTGCCAGATACAAGAGTAATGCCGAAGACATGCTTCGTGTAATTCGAAATCATAGGCGTGCAGCATACAATGCCGAAAAAGAGGAATACGAGCATCTAACAATTACACCCCGTGGTATCGACCACAATGATTGTCCGGAACCCTTGCGGAAAGCAGCCACCCACGCCTGGGATCGTGCTCTTGAGCTTGGTTTAAAGTACGGCTACCGGAACGCACAGACTACCGTGATTGCACCAACAGGTACAATCGGTCTGCTGATGGACTGTGATACCACGGGTATTGAGCCTGACTTTGCAATTGTAAAATTCAAGAAGCTGGCCGGAGGTGGTTACTTTAAGATTGTAAACCAAAGTGTAAGTATAGCACTACATAAATTGGGCTATACCGACAGTCAAATTGAAAGCATAGAACGCTTTTGTAAAGGTCACGGAACTCTTGTTGGCAGCCCCGTTATTAACAAAGCCTCGCTCCGTGAAAAAGGGCTTCCTGAATTTGCCATCGATAAGATCGAAGACCAGCTTGATTCCGCTTTTGATATCCGTTTTGTTTTTAATCGGTTTACCCTGGGTGACGATGTTTGCGCAAAGCTCGGCTTTACCGAGGCCGAGATGGAGCAGCCAAGGTTTTCGGTTCTCTCGGCATTAGGCTTTACCGACGAAGAAATCGAAGCTGCCAACACGTACGTTTCGGGTACCATGACGATTGAAGGGGCTCCGTACTTAAAAGATGAGCACTTGCCGATTTTTGACTGTGCAAATAAATGCGGAAAAAGCGGTCAGCGTTATATCCCATACATGGCCCATGTTCGAATGATGTCGGCAGCCCAGCCCTTTATCAGTGGAGCTATTTCAAAAACAATCAACATGCCGGGCGAAGCCACCGTTAGCCAGGTGGAAGAAGTACACTTCGAAAGCTGGAAACAGATGGTAAAAGCCATTGCCTTGTATCGCGACGGTTCGAAGCTTAGTCAGCCGTTAAATGCCTCTGCGGACAGCTACGACGAAATTGTCATGCTTGGCGATGAAGACACGCTGGATGAAACCAAGGGTCCGAAAGAAGTGTATGAAGTAATCCGTGAACGCGTTTATCACAGGGCAGAACGCAGACGTCTGCCCAAACGACGCCATGGATACGTGCGCGAGGCAACGGTTGGCGGACACAAGGTTTACGTGCGTACCGGTGAGTTTGACGACGGTCAGCTGGGTGAGATTTTTATTGATATGTACAAGGAAGGAGCTTCTTTTAAGGGGCTCATGAATTGCTTTGCCGTTCTTGTGTCAAAAGCCTTACAGTACGGCGTTCCGCTTGAAGAGCTTGTTGATACCTTTACCTTTACCCGATTCGAACCGGCAGGCTTTGTTGAAGGACACGAAGCAATTAAAAATGCGACCTCAATCCTGGATTATGTGTTCAGGACGTTGGGGTATGACTACTTAAACCGTACTGATTTTGTCCACGTAAAGGCCGTAGACGAGGTTGCACCGTCAAAAAACAATAAACTTCCCGAAAAAACGGGCTTACCTGATGGTGCGCGAGCGGTTTCGGATTCAGAGAATTTTCATCCGCCGATAGTGGTTGGAGATAATCCGGAGAAAGTTACCGGTATTATTGGCGGACGAGTAGCAGATGCACGGATGATTGCAATCGAAATGGGATTTACCGGTGAAGCATGCGGCAAATGCGCATCGATGCACGTAAAGATTAACGGTTCATGTATGGTATGTGTTGATTGCGGCCACACTACGGGGTGTTCGTAG